A segment of the Archocentrus centrarchus isolate MPI-CPG fArcCen1 unplaced genomic scaffold, fArcCen1 scaffold_33_ctg1, whole genome shotgun sequence genome:
tgcttcctaaagtccactataatctccactgtcttctgggcgttcagtaccaggttattgtggctgcaccaggacaccagacgtttgacctccatcctgtaggccgactcgtccccgtctgagatgagtccgatgagagtcatgtcgtctgcaaacttaataagcttgacagactggtggtcagaggtgcagcagttggtatacagggagaagagcagaggagagaggacacagccctgaggagtgccagtgctgatggtccgggagtccgagacattcttccccagcctcacgtgctgcttcctgttcatcaggaagtcaatgatccacctgcagatgggatctggcacgttcatctgggacagcttgtcttggaggagatcagggaggatggtgttgaaggcagagctgaaatccacaaacaggatcctggcgtaggttccctgggagtccagatgctgtaggatgaagtgcagagtcaggttgatggcgtcgtccacagacctgttggctctgtaggcaaactgcagggggtccagaaggggggctgtgagggacttgaggtgggacagcaccagacgctcaaatgacttcatgaccacagaagtcagtgccacaggtctgtagtcatttagtccagtgatccttggcttcttggggacaggaacaatggtagcggttttaaagcagacaggcacgtggcaagcctccagtgaggagttgaagatgttcgtgaacaatggggcaagctcgttagcacagtgtctcagtgtggcaggtgagacaccatctggacctggagctttgcgagctttgacactcctgaactgctttagcacctggtcctcctgaatacaaaagactgtgggggtgggggaggagggggactctggggtgggagtccttgatgatgtgggcttctctgaggtgtggggagtgggggaggttgggggggtgaatatttctgttggctgtattgtagttgggactggtggaggtgtgaaggctgctgaactgaccatcaaaacgacaatagaactcgttcagtctatttgcagtttgtaggtcgtctgtggagtggggggttttaggcttgtagttggtaatctgcctaaaacttttccatacagaggccgcgtcgttctctgagatctgctgctgtatattctcagagtgatgtgatctagcagtggccacttccttgctaaacctgtacttggcctctttgtagcagtctttgtccccacttttaaaagcctccctcttctctatccacagctgcttcagtttgggagtaaaccagggtttgtcactgttataacacaccctggtgcgtgatggcacaatgctgtcctcgcagaagtggatatacgaggttacagtgtccgtgtagtcatccagactgtcacaggcagccctcattgagtcccagtctgtagtttcgaagcatgtgcggagctcctccacagcctcacgggtccactgctttgttgtcctcaccacaggttttgagagcttcagcctctgtctgtacgcggggatcaggtggatcatgtcgtggtcagagaggccgagtgcagcgcggggcactgcgtgataagccccgcttatcgtgctgtagcagtggtctagtgtcttctcctctctggtcggacatgtgatatattgtttatatttgggaagttcctgtctcaggctggctttattaaagtccccaagtacgatgataagagagtccgggtatgtccgctccatgcacagaatctgctctgtgagcgcgcactgggcctcgtgcacgtccgcgtccggcgggatgtaaccagcagccagtatgaatgaagcgaactcccgcggagagtaaaacggtttacagtgaatgaaaagatattccagtgagggagagcagtgcttagcaatcactgtcacatccgtacaccagccactgtttatgtagaagcagactcctccacctgtagccttgccggaaagcgcagcttgccggtctgcgcggaggagatgaaatccctccaactggagcgcgcagtccggtatctcctcacacagccatgactccgtgaagcataacacacaggatatggaaaagtctctattcatgctcctcatcagtgtcagttcgtccattttgttcctaagtgaacgcacgttggagaggaaaatcccaggtaaggctgtgcgtaatccacgtctccttagcctcacaaggacgccagcgcgcttccctctctttcggcgtctcactttctgggccagagtgtgtaataaatccgccgcagatgcgacaaaaacaggaaataaatccgaaggtgttgtggacctaatgttgaaaagctcttctctggtgtaagaatacccagaagagtgtccagacacagaaataacgcacaaaaacaaacaaaacagagcgcaccgaagtaccagggcatccattcgcggcgccatcttggtaAAGACAACAGCTCCTGCAGTGGCCCCCAGGAGCTCATCCAGGTGAGTTTCTTCTGATCACCTGAGGCTATTATTACTGAGTCAACTTGACCCACACCACACCTgactccacccacctgctgcacAACCACAACTCCTGTTAAAGGGAGAGGCAGAAAAACCGGACCAAAGCTGCAGGTGGAGGCGGAGCTACTGAAAGGCGATAAGGTCACATTTCAGAGGTGACAGTTCGGgtgtgagagcagcagcagcagcagcagagctgcactCGAGTCCTGACAGGCTCTAAAAGAAGATTCAGCGAGTCCATCAGGTTCCTCTCAGCAGCAGGGTGAGTGCAGCcgatctcacttcctgtttacacgTGTGCGTTTCTCTCTGATCATTTCATGCTGACTCATCGATCACTCTGATCAGAGACCTGCTCATGCAGCCACAGACAAACTGCAGAGCCTCCAGCCTCAGTCTGGACTCAGTCTCTGAGCTTTGGGCTGCAGGCTGACTCCACACTTCCTGCTCCGATTGTTGTTtattcatcacttcctgttctcacACTGTTTCCTTTAgctctttcacaataaaagcaaagcagaGGGAGGTTTTTATTGTGAAGAATTGAGAGGAAATCCAGTGTTTGTCATTGAGCCGAGCTTTTCAGAGATCCATCATAATGTGATGATGTAATCTGCAGGGTTGTAATAGTTTGGATTTTActttatagtttagttttattttgttaactttttctcttttagttcagtttttgttagttttagtttttcaaacTTTGTCAGGTGGAAGAGTAACTACTGTGTAAAAGACCTCAACAAAtatacaattaaaaataaattgtattcaacaaccaagtgttcacaagacagcagcattatgtgctgcatgtgtgtgatattaaggacacacacgaACATCATGTGACAGCCACAGTTAGAAACATAAAGCTTAAACTCTTCTCTATCAGAATATGTATGTTAAGAGTAAATGAAGGATGAATTGTGGTGCTCAGCAGCAGATGCAGCTTCAGTCATTAACATCAGCTCCACGTGAAACATTagaaacaagaacaaactgaactgaatcaaagctcaaatgcagcttttcaggattgtgtgtttgtgtgtgtcacacagtggtgtgtTAGTCTCAGTAACACAGTTATCAGTgcctcctcctgctgtgtgttcctgtgtATTAACAGTATGTAACAGCAGTTATATTGAGCTGAAAACGCTGTCGCCTGCTGCATGGCTGTGATGCTGGTTCTCTGCTGGAGCTGCTCACAGAACTGGCTCGGTTACATACTCACTGATTAGGCCTGAATTAGTCTGTGCTTTGTGGGGCTGCGTACACAAGTGACCAACAACTATCATATATGTTAATTACTGTGTActtgtgtcccagtgttttatctGCAGTACCATCAACAACAAagaatgctgggactttttcccctcATGGCTCctcccttttttgttttgttgaagtttttccactttgttcattctgatagtttcagcaacatccctccaggaatttgtgagtccttatgttGATGCTGCTttttacaggaaaataaatCCCATCACAGCAGAGCAAAAATTTATAACTGCTGACAGTAATCTTTCCATgtatcatttctttctttttaaaaatgaaattgaaacagaattttaaataaagcatgtttctcttcttcctccctcAGAGTGCAGACATGTCTGCTGGCAGCAGTCTGCGGTCTGAAGATCAGTCTCTGTGCTCCATCTGTCTGAACGTGTTCACTGATCCAGTCAGCACTCCATGTGGACACAACTTCTGCAAGAACTGCCTCACGCAGCACTGGGACGTGAACGGAAGCTGCCAGTGTCCTGTGTGTGACAAGGTGCTCGAGACAAGACCTGAGCTTCATGTCAACACGTTGCTCTCTGAGATGGTCGCTCACTTCAGGCGTGAAGCTCAGCagaaagccagcagcagcagcagctcagagcaacAAGCTGCCACACCAGGAGAAGTTCCCTGTGACATCTGCACTGGAACCAAACCAAAGGCCCAGAAGTCCTGCCTGGTCTGTCTGTTCTCCTACTGTCAGACTCACCTGGAGCCTCATGTGACAGCTTCACGTCTGAAAAAACATCAGCTGGTGGAACCTGTGGAGAACCTGGAAAGCAGGATGTGTACGATGCACGATAAACCTCTGGAGCTGTTCTGTAAGACCAACCAGACATGTGTCTGCACGCTCTGCTCTGTTTTAGACCACAGGAACCACAAGTTTGTTCCTCtgagagaagaatatgaaggaAAGAAGGCAGAGCTGGGCAAGACAGAGGCTGACATTCAGCAGATGATCCAGAAGGCACGGCAGAAGATCCAGGAGGTCAAAGAGTCGGTGAAGATGAGCAGagatgctgcagacagagagaaagcagaaggTGTTCAGGTCTTCACTGCTCTGATGGAGTCTGTGGAGAGAGGCCTGAAGGAGCTCATGAAGGAGATCGAAGtcagacaggaaacagcaaagaaACAGGCTGAAGGTCTCATCAGAGATCTGGAACAGCAAATCTCTGAGCTGATGAAGAGAAGCTCTGaggtggagcagctctcacGGTCTGaagaccacctccacctcctccaaagcTTCTCAACCCTCAAAGCTGCTCCACCCACCAAGGACTGGACAGAGGTCAGCATCCCTCCACCATCATATGAGGGGACTGTGGAGAGAGCTGTGGCTCAGctggaggacacactcaggaaagacATGAAGAAGCTGCTTGCTGAGGCTGAGCTGAGGAGGGTCCAGCAGTATGCAGCAGATGTGACCCTCGATCCTGATACAGCACATCCTGCTCTCCTCCTGTCTGATGATGGGAAACAGGTTCACTGCGCTGACGTGAaggagaagcttccagacaACCCAGAGAGATTCTCtcagtgtgcttgtgttttagggaggcagagtttctcttcAGGCAGGTTTTACTTCGAGGTCCAGGTCCGAGGAAAGACTGACTGGGATTTAGGAGTGGCCAGAGAGTCCATCAGCAGGAAGGGGGAGGTCAGAGAGTGCCCTCAGGGGGGTTTCTGGACTGTGTGGCTCAGAAATGGAAGGGAGTACAGAGCTAACGCCGGCCCTGCAGTCGAGCGCTGTCTCCTGCGCGGTCCTGAGAAGGTGGGGGTGTTTGTGGATTATGAGGAGGGTGTGGTCTCCTTCTATGACGtagatgctgcagctctgatctaCTCCTTTACTGGCTGCTCCTTCTCCCAGAAACTCCACCCATACTTCAGTCCCTACCTGAACAACGGCGGGAAAAACTCTGCTCCTCTGATCGTCTGTCCTGTCAATCAAACTGAGCCCATCAGACACTGATTTTATCTGATCGGCTGATTGATCTTTACCCAGTGCTTCATTAATTCACTGACTGTGTGAATCGTTAATAAAAATGACTGGATGTGAGTTTTTCTGTCCTTTCCTCTGTTATCACTGTAAACAGTCTCCACTGTAGTGTTCAGTCATCCCACTGACACCAGAGCAGGAACCCCTGACTCCATTTACAAAGACCAGTCTCACTACAACTACAGAGTACAGCCTTAAACTcctccctgagctggagaggacTCAgaggaggtgctgattctcctgccagctgcttcacactgacCTGAGAAcagttccactgtgagctggaggccaacaggaccacatcatccacagagagcagagagcagACCCTGAGGCCAGCTTTGTGTTGCATATCTGGTATTTAGAtatgacaaaaacacactgacttCTTCCAGTtcataaatgcagcttttacaGAAAACAATATAAAAGGAATTACaaacaatttaaataaaatacatgtaACACTATGAGAAACAATCACAACTGtctctgtttgtatttattgtgtgttttctccTCTGTGAGATCATCTGTGTCCTCAGCAGAACCTGGTCCATCTCTaacaggatttattgtttgCTCTTACTTCCTGTCTCACCACCATTTAAAGGCATCATTTCCTGCAGCGtgtggaccaaaatcactgaaacaTTCTGACCTCATGTCTGTATATCATGTTCACACTGATGTCACTGTTATAAAGTACACTTTATATTTATGAGTTTCTACAATCATCATCTTTATTTTTACTGAAGTTGATTTTTCCtactgcagtaactgtgtgtaCTTTACTGCagtacagttacagtttaaatttgttgttgctaaAGGAGGAAGTTTATTAAATATAGTGTATGATGGTGAAGGTTTAATCCTTTGGCCCACAGTGCACAGAGGTGAGAGGATCCACAGGGGGGGGGCAGTCCTCTGCTGTGACCGTttgaggctgaggggagaggaCCAAAGACACTGAGGGTAAACCCGACCTCTCCTCTTTAGTACAGTCATgtgtcctctgtgcagctgtgttcatgtaatcagtgaatgatttgagcttttcactgcctgctgtgtttcctggactcctgagcaaagataaagagtcagttcagacctgcagttggtcctcatggtgtttgaacttgaattcagcctgattagtttttcatgtcttctcctccatcatcagttatcaggagagcagacagtcaaaggtcaataattcaaacaaacacagagattctacttacagagcagacacagcacagatgtttccttcatcgtccttctcactcatttgagctttttttcatttctctcactgacaccaagtaaagccccgccctcttcctctgagcaccagctttactaTTGGTGCAGAGGCAGTGGGGGGTAAGTAAATTTTTTCATTATGTGAAGATACAAGTCACCAActtatttaaaaattataacTATAAACAcactttcaaattacagaccaatttctaaattaccgtttttatccaaggttcttgaaaaagttgtttttaagcaacttcaagcatttttaagtgaacatggaatgtgggaaaagtttcagtcaggttttagaatgcgtcacagcacagagacggctcttttaagagtttttaacgatctgcttttaactgtggactctggtagtcctgcagttttagtacttctagacctgtcagctgcctttgacactgtggaccacgagatccttctatcccgcctagaacatgaaattggcattaaaggcacggttctgacttggttcagatcttatcttactgatagaagtttctctgtccatctaggaaactgtttttctaccacagcaaagctttcttgtggagtgcctcaggggtccattctgggcccaattcttttctcattgtatatgttgcctctagggtcgatttttaggaaacataatatttgtttccactgttttgctgacgacatccaggtgtatatgcccatcaaactgaacagcagagatccatgggaacccctgctgaactgtctaagtgacatcaagtcctggatgagaaacaatttcctaaatcttaatgaaagcaaaaccgaggtcatatgctttggtaaatttgacccctcaagctactcctctggcactccgagtcatttggctcctcactgtcgtgatgctgtgaaaaatctgggtgtcattttagatagtatttttaaaatggagaagcaagtaagtgctgttaccaaaatcagtttttaccaactcagagtcattgccaaggtaaaaccttatctcccacagcaggacctggaaaaagttattcatgcttttattacttcccgcctggactactgtaattctctgtactttggcatagatcaatcatctgtgcgccgcctgcaggtagtccagaatgcggcagctcgtcttttaaccggtttaaaaaagcatgaacacattaccccagtcctgtcatcccttcactggctccctgtccgttttagaatcgatttaagattttattgcttacttttaaagccttaaacggactggcacctttgtatctgtctgagctgcttcactgtcacacccctgtaagagctctgaggtcatcgaaccagctgctcttacagaggcctaaaactagactaaaacagagaggtgatcgagcttttgcagcagcagcaccaaagctatggaacgatctacctctccatatccgcacagctcagacgatacacacatttaaatctctattaaaaacacatttcttttccttggcatttggctgcagtgctacctccttttagatgattgttttatggtattttatggtacttgttttaaacgttttaatttttaattttcttatgttatttattgttcttaatgtttttatttatttatttttattttattattttatttatttatttatatatttttatttttatttagtatagtccttggggttacagatcttgtacagcactttggtcaacgtcgttgttttaaatgtgctttataaataaacttgacttgacttgacttgacttgcagtgttttgttttttatttaaattaaaacattcatcaaccagtttcgatagccggggttcggtccgccagggcctccgccctcgaccaccgcccaacacacactgcacccgacccctacgacgcctcctgcgggtggtgggcctacaggagcgcgggcccatgtaacctctttggGCTGCGCCTGGCCGaccaccacgggctaatgcccggccaccagacgctctccctcaagctccctcctCAGGCCTGACTcgagggtggggccccagtaaccctatcccgggcagggtaaactgttcccttggtgttacaaacataggggtcttctgaaccgctctttgtctggaccctcacccaggacca
Coding sequences within it:
- the LOC115776569 gene encoding E3 ubiquitin-protein ligase TRIM21-like encodes the protein MSAGSSLRSEDQSLCSICLNVFTDPVSTPCGHNFCKNCLTQHWDVNGSCQCPVCDKVLETRPELHVNTLLSEMVAHFRREAQQKASSSSSSEQQAATPGEVPCDICTGTKPKAQKSCLVCLFSYCQTHLEPHVTASRLKKHQLVEPVENLESRMCTMHDKPLELFCKTNQTCVCTLCSVLDHRNHKFVPLREEYEGKKAELGKTEADIQQMIQKARQKIQEVKESVKMSRDAADREKAEGVQVFTALMESVERGLKELMKEIEVRQETAKKQAEGLIRDLEQQISELMKRSSEVEQLSRSEDHLHLLQSFSTLKAAPPTKDWTEVSIPPPSYEGTVERAVAQLEDTLRKDMKKLLAEAELRRVQQYAADVTLDPDTAHPALLLSDDGKQVHCADVKEKLPDNPERFSQCACVLGRQSFSSGRFYFEVQVRGKTDWDLGVARESISRKGEVRECPQGGFWTVWLRNGREYRANAGPAVERCLLRGPEKVGVFVDYEEGVVSFYDVDAAALIYSFTGCSFSQKLHPYFSPYLNNGGKNSAPLIVCPVNQTEPIRH